In Aricia agestis chromosome 14, ilAriAges1.1, whole genome shotgun sequence, one genomic interval encodes:
- the LOC121733674 gene encoding dnaJ homolog subfamily C member 21, whose translation MKCHYEVLCIERDANPSEIKKAYRKLALQWHPDKNLDNLQEAKEQFQLVQNAYEVLSDPQERAWYDNHREQLLRGAGSSYDDDSLDVFPYFSPSCYKGFGDDPEGFYGVYAEVFSKLASEEADFLDDPEEINSIPKFGTSTSPYEEVNEFYAYWMGFSTNKSYVWLDQHQISQGDNRRIIKLMEKENNKIRQKARKERNEEIRRLVSFVKRKDKRVIEHAKLLQEKAEEKKIKAEQLRRERIIQRQKEIEEAKRKEGETSFLQSEDYQKKLSEIESLLAEEFGFSSDDDTISEGGMESSNEESSKTEEVSDKPKSATKPKQALKNLFCSACSKLFKNINSFENHENSKKHKENVAKMTLEYNIDISDAEEDDDDESPINEDSKTNGECERVDNSTSDIEDNDIRETLSDDSDKVQPLPKSHKKKKNKKKSFIPMPESEGNDSHDEMSFNEIEGPSRCRKAKKFNMLKSQIQAKKEATLKLGSQSQTSTENLYEVSSTTPTDDVIVESGFPKDRPALPKVQRNLKSKKVVDRKSVRPKASETEDSSSTINLKCVVCKTDFPSKNKLFEHLKKTGHSVPLPQTSFTQKKGKKG comes from the exons ATGAAGTGCCACTACGAAGTATTGTGTATTGAGAGGGATGCTAATCCCTCGGAGATCAAAAAAGCTTATCGCAAGCTCGCGCTGCAGTGGCATCCAGATAAAAACTTAGATAACTTGCAAGAAGCGAAGGAGCAGTTTCAGCTCGTCCAAAACGCTTACGAAGTGCTGTCAGACCCACAGGAGAGAGCTTG GTATGACAACCATCGTGAGCAACTGTTACGAGGTGCTGGCAGTTCTTATGATGATGACAGCCTCGATGTATTCCCATACTTTAGTCCATCTTGCTACAAAGGCTTTGGGGACGACCCAGAAGGGTTTTACGGAGTATATGCTGAG GTATTTAGCAAATTAGCTTCTGAAGAAGCTGACTTTTTGGATGATCCAGAAGAAATCAATAGTATTCCTAAGTTTGGAACTTCTACTTCACCTTATGAAGAGGTGAATGAATTCTATGCATATTGGATGGGATTCTCTACTAATAAGA GTTATGTATGGTTAGATCAACATCAAATATCACAGGGTGACAATCGTAGGATAATCAAACTTATGgagaaagaaaataataagaTAAGACAAAAAGCACGCAAGGAAAGAAATGAGGAAATAAGAAGACTTGTTAGTTTTGTTAAAAGAAAAGATAAAAGAGTAATTGAGCATGCAAAGCTCTTGCAAGAAAAAGCAGAGGAGAAAAAGATTAAG GCTGAACAGTTGAGAAGAGAGAGGATAATTCAAAGGCAAAAAGAGATAGAAGAAGCTAAGAGAAAGGAAGGGGAAACTTCATTCCTGCAAAGTGAAGACTACCAGAAGAAGTTGAGTGAAATCGAATCTCTTTTGGCTGAGGAGTTTGGTTTTTCATCGGACGATGATACTATTAGTGAGGGTGGTATGGAGAGTAGCAATGAAGAGAGTTCTAAAACTGAAGAa GTCAGTGACAAACCCAAGTCTGCTACCAAACCAAAACAAGCATTGAAAAACTTGTTTTGCTCAGCTTGTAGTAAGTTGTTTAAGAACATCAACTCATTCGAGAATCACGAAAACAGCAAGAAACACAAGGAGAATGTAGCTAAAATGAcgttagaatataatattgacATATCAGATGCTgaagaagatgatgatgatgaaagccCAATAAATGAGGACAGTAAAACCAATGGGGAATGTGAGAGAGTTGATAATTCCACTTCAGATATAGAAGATAATGATATACGAGAGACACTCAGTGATGATTCTGACAAAGTGCAA CCCTTGCCAAAGAGTcacaagaaaaagaaaaataagaagAAATCATTTATCCCCATGCCAGAGAGTGAAGGGAATGACAGTCATGACGAAATGAGCTTTAATGAAATCGAGGGGCCGTCACGCTGCCGTAAAGCTAAGAAGTTTAACATGCTCAAGAGTCAAATACAAGCTAAGAAGGAAGCCACACTTAAACTGGGATCTCAATCACAAACGTCTACGGAGAATTTGTATGAAGTGTCCAGTACAACTCCTACCGATGATGTTATTGTGGAATCTGGCTTTCCCAAAGACAGACCGGCTCTTCCTAAGGTGCAACGAAATTTAAAAAGCAAGAAGGTGGTAGACAGGAAATCAGTGCGACCTAAAGCTAGCGAGACCGAGGATTCCAGCAGCACGATAAATCTTAAGTGTGTTGTGTGCAAGACAGATTTCCCATCAAAGAATAAACTCTTTGAGCATTTGAAGAAAACAGGGCATTCCGTGCCGCTCCCTCAAACTAGCTTCACACAAAAGAAAGGAAAAAAGGGTTAA